A single window of Ignavibacteriota bacterium DNA harbors:
- the trpE gene encoding anthranilate synthase component I, which translates to MKFEEFEELSKSYNVIPVYEIITADLLTPVLAYLKIREKNKFSFLLESVEGIGRLARYSFIGTSPKEIIQSENNHITITKNGKTESINIELLDYLHSLVEKYNHPQIEELPDFTGGIIGYLGFEIISKIENTIHFNKNLTQEFPNSILGLFDTIIAFDHYKHRIILIANVFSEDFEKAEKAYENAIFRISEIRKKIIQPISYQNKFKSKSEIGTKINFEEFSSKIEKIKDNIYNGDVFQLVISERFEQEFEGDLLNVYRALRIINPSPYMYFMEINEDVKIIGTSPEDLLKVKDGNATILPIAGTRRRGKTKEEDLQLEEDLMNDEKEIAEHTMLVDLARNDLGRVCEHNSVFVSEMKKVHRFSHVMHIVSRVEGKLMQNKNCIDALKASFPAGTVSGAPKIRAIQLINEYEKVRRGPYAGSVGYIDFNGNLDMCIAIRTFFANKDTIYWQAGAGIVADSKAELELKEIQNKSAVLVSALKFAEEIDENLSNR; encoded by the coding sequence ATGAAATTTGAAGAATTTGAAGAACTTTCAAAAAGTTATAATGTAATTCCGGTTTATGAAATTATTACAGCTGATTTATTAACTCCTGTTTTAGCTTATTTAAAAATTAGAGAAAAAAATAAATTTTCTTTTTTGCTGGAATCCGTTGAAGGTATTGGAAGGCTAGCTCGTTACTCATTTATTGGAACATCGCCAAAGGAAATAATTCAATCCGAAAACAATCATATCACAATCACTAAAAACGGAAAAACCGAAAGCATTAATATTGAACTGCTTGATTATCTTCATTCGCTTGTTGAAAAATACAATCATCCTCAAATAGAGGAATTGCCCGATTTTACTGGAGGAATTATTGGTTATTTGGGATTTGAAATAATTTCCAAAATTGAAAATACAATTCACTTCAATAAAAACTTAACCCAAGAATTCCCAAATTCAATATTGGGATTGTTTGATACAATAATTGCCTTTGATCATTACAAACATAGAATAATTTTAATTGCAAATGTTTTTTCTGAAGATTTTGAAAAAGCAGAGAAGGCCTATGAAAATGCCATTTTCAGAATTTCGGAAATTAGAAAAAAAATTATTCAGCCAATTTCATATCAAAATAAATTCAAGTCAAAATCAGAAATTGGAACTAAGATTAATTTCGAAGAATTTTCTTCAAAGATTGAAAAAATAAAGGACAATATTTATAATGGTGACGTTTTTCAATTAGTGATTTCGGAAAGATTCGAACAAGAATTTGAAGGAGATTTACTTAATGTATACCGTGCCTTGCGAATAATAAATCCATCACCTTATATGTATTTTATGGAAATTAATGAAGATGTAAAAATTATCGGAACATCGCCAGAAGATTTGTTAAAGGTAAAAGATGGAAACGCGACAATTTTGCCTATAGCGGGAACAAGAAGACGCGGAAAAACAAAAGAAGAGGATTTACAGCTTGAAGAGGATTTGATGAACGACGAAAAAGAAATAGCAGAACATACAATGCTCGTTGATTTGGCAAGAAATGATTTGGGACGTGTTTGTGAACACAATTCAGTATTTGTAAGTGAAATGAAAAAGGTTCATAGATTTTCTCATGTAATGCATATTGTCTCTAGGGTTGAAGGAAAACTAATGCAAAATAAAAATTGTATTGATGCGTTAAAGGCAAGTTTTCCGGCTGGAACTGTATCCGGTGCTCCAAAAATTAGAGCTATTCAATTAATAAATGAATATGAGAAAGTTAGACGAGGACCTTATGCGGGCTCGGTTGGTTATATTGATTTTAACGGTAACTTGGATATGTGTATTGCCATCAGAACATTTTTTGCAAATAAAGACACAATATATTGGCAGGCCGGTGCCGGAATTGTTGCCGACAGTAAAGCGGAACTTGAACTAAAGGAAATCCAAAACAAATCGGCTGTTTTGGTAAGCGCATTAAAATTTGCAGAGGAAATAGATGAAAATCTTAGTAATAGATAA
- a CDS encoding RNA polymerase sigma factor RpoD/SigA, protein MKITKQITNRESQSLDKYFQEIGKVDLITPDEEIELAIKIRNGDKAALDKLTKANLRFVVSVAKQYQHQGLPLSDLINEGNLGLIKAAKKFDETRGFKFISYAVWWIRQSIMQAIADQSRMVRLPLNRVGELSKISKAASMLEQELERKPSVEEIAQELEMNVDDVAYTLRHSGRQVSVDAPFSQSEDSKSSLLDIMPNEDQPQPDHRLMSESLRNEIERVLSTLSEKEATVIKLYFGFNTEYTATLEEIGEILNLTRERVRQIKEQALRKLRHASRSKKLKVYLG, encoded by the coding sequence TTGAAAATCACCAAACAAATAACCAACAGAGAAAGTCAATCGTTGGACAAATATTTCCAGGAAATTGGCAAAGTTGATCTTATTACTCCAGACGAGGAAATAGAACTTGCCATTAAAATAAGAAATGGAGATAAAGCTGCTTTAGATAAGCTTACAAAAGCTAATTTAAGGTTTGTGGTAAGTGTTGCTAAACAATACCAACATCAAGGATTACCACTAAGCGATTTAATTAACGAAGGCAATCTTGGTTTGATTAAAGCTGCAAAGAAATTTGACGAAACGAGAGGATTCAAATTTATATCCTACGCCGTATGGTGGATACGTCAATCAATTATGCAAGCTATTGCAGATCAATCAAGAATGGTTCGTTTACCATTGAACAGAGTTGGAGAATTGTCCAAAATTTCCAAAGCAGCAAGTATGCTTGAACAAGAACTTGAAAGAAAACCAAGTGTTGAAGAAATTGCTCAAGAATTGGAAATGAATGTTGATGACGTTGCTTATACACTTCGTCATTCAGGCAGACAAGTTTCTGTTGATGCGCCTTTTTCTCAAAGTGAAGATAGTAAAAGTAGTCTTTTGGATATTATGCCAAACGAAGATCAGCCGCAGCCCGATCATCGTTTAATGAGCGAATCTTTAAGAAATGAAATTGAAAGAGTACTTTCTACTTTATCTGAAAAAGAAGCTACTGTAATTAAATTATATTTTGGATTTAATACGGAATATACGGCAACTCTTGAAGAAATTGGTGAAATACTAAATTTAACTCGTGAAAGAGTTAGACAAATAAAAGAACAAGCTTTAAGAAAACTGCGTCACGCATCAAGAAGCAAAAAACTTAAAGTATATCTTGGTTAA